In Marmota flaviventris isolate mMarFla1 chromosome 17, mMarFla1.hap1, whole genome shotgun sequence, a single genomic region encodes these proteins:
- the Ubald2 gene encoding UBA-like domain-containing protein 2: MSVNMEELRHQVMINQFVLAAGCAADQAKQLLQAAHWQFETALSTFFQETNIPNSHHHPQMMCTPSNTPATPPNFPDALAMFSKLRASEGLQSSNSPMTAVACSPPANFSPFWASSPPSHQAHWIPPSSPTSFHRLHCPQPTWPPGAQQGGAQQKAMAAMDGQR, translated from the exons ATGTCGGTGAACATGGAAGAGCTGCGGCACCAGGTCATGATCAACCAGTTCGTGCTGGCCGCGGGCTGCGCGGCCGACCAGGCGAAGCAGCTGCTGCAGGCGGCCCACTGGCAGTTCGAG ACCGCCCTGAGCACGTTTTTCCAAGAAACCAACATTCCCAACAGCCACCATCACCCCCAGATG ATGTGTACTCCCAGCAACACACCTGCCACACCGCCCAACTTCCCCGATGCGCTGGCCATGTTCTCCAAGCTCCGCGCCTCCGAGGGCCTGCAGAGCAGCAACAGTCCCATGACTGCGGTGGCCTGCTCACCCCCTGCAAACTTCAGTCCTTTCtgggcctcctcccctcccagccACCAGGCTCACTGGATCCCGCCTTCCTCCCCAACCTCTTTCCACCGCCTCCACTGCCCACAGCCCACGTGGCCCCCTGGAGCACAGCAGGGGGGCGCCCAGCAGAAAGCCATGGCAGCAATGGATGGCCAGAGATGA